CATagaaaaagtctaatttcttaAATCTGTTTAGGAGGAAACTTTCATCAATCGAGTGGAGGTTAAAGTGAAAATCCCTGAGGAGTTGAAACCGTGGCTTGTGGATGACTGGGACCTGATTACACGGCAAAAACAGGTAAGTAACCAGTGACTTAAAGACGAaacagttttcacagcattttatttattaacgtTGTCACATTATGTgtattttgtctctttgttttatgttgtcAGCTTTTCCACCTACCTGCCAAAAAGACCATTGATGCAGTTCTTGAAGATTATGCAAACTACAAGAGATCAAGAGGAAATTCTGACAGCAAGTAAAAATACTCATTTTTCACATTCTGACATAGGAAGTCCAAAAACATGACATCCTTTTTTATCTTCATTTCCCAGTTCTCTGTGTTGTAAAGATCAAGAGTGTTCTTCTTTTCCCCGCTCAGGGAATTTGCTGTGAATGAAGTGGTTGCTGGTATCCGGGAATATTTCAACGTCATGCTGGGGACACAACTTCTCTACAAATTTGAGAGGCCGCAGTATGCAGACATCCTGGCCAACCACACAGATACATCCATGTCTCAGATCTACGGCGCTCCTCATCTACTCAGACTCTTCGGTACAAAAGCTGTTGCAATATCTTTTAACAACATAGTCCTCACCAGTGCCCTGCCTCTCGCTGTGTCAATCAATTTAACCTATTCTTTGTCTTTAGCTTTTGTGCACACCCACGTtagtctctgtttctcttttatcCTCTTGTTACCCTCTCATCCGGATGCACTTGGGTATCAAAAGTTACCCTTGATATGATGTAAATTGATACTCAGCCTAAGCCTTAAAAGTCTCAAGCTTACTACTGAACCCTCATGTaagctttaaaaacatgaaactgtAGCTTCCATTTCGACAGGATGTATCGCCATATCTGCAATCAAATCTCTGCCTCCTTAGACACTGGTGACTTTTCTGATGTTTAACTCATGAGCTTGATTTCTGCCTcaaaaatttttttttcaatttggataatatcaacactgacttCACTGAGATGGACATATAAAACTAAATCTGAACTGTTGTACATTTCAAGCCAGCAGAACAGCTTCCTTACctgctttttaattgtttgttgtacatagaaaagaaactgaagaaatgCACAAGAGTGCAGACAGTGGCTGCTTTTAACTTCATTTTGTAAAGatcaatattcacatttcttaGCTCTATGACCTGTGTTCTGCGCTGCTTTATAAGAATTGAACCAGTGAAGTGGAAATAGAAAGGTATTATTAATAAAGGTAACCGGTTGTAActcttttgtttggttttgaaaGTGAGAATCGGAGCCATGCTGGCGTACACTCCGCTGGACGAGAAGAGCCTTGCACTCCTGCTCAGTTATCTACAAGACTTTCTCAAGTGAGTTCTCAAGGTTTCACAAAGCTGTGAATAAAAACTCATATTGATTCATCTGCAGCAATAATGAGTTAAATGTTGCTCTGTTCCAGGTACCTTGTAAAGAACTCAGCTTCGCTGTTCAATGCAAGTGACTATGAAGTTGCCCCTCCAGAGTACCACCGCAAGGCAGTTtaaggatttttattttaggagCCTTTTGTTTGTTGAAGTTTGGAGACTGTGGAACGGACGGGATCACACAAACAGCCTTTGGAGAGCGGATTGTGCGAGATCTGTGGATTTATTAAGGAAGGATCAGAGCAAGATGTCACACTAATCCCTGGacaaattttattttctttcatgtgGAAAGCTGCTGAGTACACTCTTCTTGTGTTGGTATGTTTTTCAGTACCACATTTTAGTTTCTATGATGCTTGTTTTGCCCAGTGTTCTCCAAAATCTTGTGAAAAGGAATCTCatcctggtttttattttgtttcctgtgcagatgcTGGCTAAATTTGTCTTGTAGGGCTGTCATCATTTTCTAATAaaagtctttctctctctagtTGGTCtatctttgttttcagctgtattaaaatagttttttttacctcttcaGAACCTCTTCAAGCATTTACACAGACCTTGTTAGGACTAGTGTagctcatggggaccaaagctcaGTCGTAATGAAACTACttatttctgaggtcctggggGGGGTACGGTTTTGGTTTGGTTGTCCACAATGAATTAAAGTCCATGCAAACTCCTAATAATttgtaatacacacacataaacacacacatctatctatatttatatatatacaaacatatatatatatatagatcagACAGAAGTGGGgagtaataaaatacaaatacgtTGTCACTGTACTTAAGTGGATTTTCTAGGTGTCTGTGTTTTACCTGAGTAATGACTTTACTCCCTTACTTGTAACAAATATCTGTACACAAGAGTCTTAGAGGACTTTCACCGTCTCGTAGGTTGTGGTGAGTTTACCTCAGGTTGTTACAATATTAAGGCTGATAATCACAATCTGTTCAGAAATGAATGGGTAATTTAACTTCCGGTCCTCAACCATGCTGTCGGTCTCAATTAACACCTGACGAGCCAATCAGTGCCCTGCTCACTGACCATCCAATTAGACGGGGTCAAACTGTCCAAAGACCCACCTCCACCCTGCCTCTGTCTGGACCGGGAGCACCGGGGGCGGAGCCCCGCAGCTTCATTGCTTCTGTTCCGGTTGTtgttgcagctgctgcaggtgagttCACAGCAAACGTCATCCAGGCTAAAGCTAAATGAATCAATGATCCCATGTTGAGTTCTGCAGCAGAGTTCATTTACTTCAATATTATGAATGTTCATCAAGTTCTGTCCCAAacttctgctgcttcacaacCCTGCTCCTACTGAGAAGGTCACGTGGTACAGGTCACATTTAActtatttttcagaaaatgtgtttaaacatctgCAGACTGAAATATTCCTTAAGCTTAATTTATTAACGACCATAAGTATGACACCTCTGAGCAAGACATATAAGTTGGAGTGGTTTGTGGTCAGCACACGTGAAAGTGCAAAGTGAGTAAGTGAGTCTCCCGCCAGGGATTCAAACCCT
This genomic interval from Paralichthys olivaceus isolate ysfri-2021 chromosome 7, ASM2471397v2, whole genome shotgun sequence contains the following:
- the morf4l1 gene encoding mortality factor 4-like protein 1 — its product is MAPKQDPKPKFQEGERVLCFHGPLLYEAKCVKISIKDKQIKYFIHYSGWNKNWDEWVPESRVLKYVDSNLQKQKELQRANQDHYVEGRMRGAAPNKKLPPPSQKNDVKTKKNKQKTPGPGEGTSSGGDPTHPPRKKRARVDPTVESEETFINRVEVKVKIPEELKPWLVDDWDLITRQKQLFHLPAKKTIDAVLEDYANYKRSRGNSDSKEFAVNEVVAGIREYFNVMLGTQLLYKFERPQYADILANHTDTSMSQIYGAPHLLRLFVRIGAMLAYTPLDEKSLALLLSYLQDFLKYLVKNSASLFNASDYEVAPPEYHRKAV